A genomic region of Chlorobaculum parvum NCIB 8327 contains the following coding sequences:
- a CDS encoding NAD(P)-dependent oxidoreductase has translation MMTSSVPAEKSGKQQKKRVFVVGATGYIGKFVVRELVTRGYEVVSFARQRSGVNASTTAEQTRQELKGSEVRFGDVSDMDSLMRDGVRGEHFDAVVSCLTSRNGGIKDSWNIDYQATRNALDAGMSAGISQFVLLSAICVQKPMLEFQRAKLKFEKELRESGVTYSIVRPTAFFKSIAGQIEKVKNGKPYVMFGDGKLTACKPISEADLARFIADCLEDPEKQNKIMPIGGPGEAVTNLDQALMLFELLGREPKLKKVPIQMFDVIIPVLTLLSKVFPSFAEKAEFARIGKYYCSESMLVWDPVKQQYDADATPSYGTDTLRDFYKRALKEGLAGQELGAHSMF, from the coding sequence TTGATGACCTCATCTGTTCCGGCTGAAAAGAGTGGAAAGCAGCAAAAGAAACGTGTATTTGTCGTTGGTGCCACCGGCTATATCGGCAAGTTTGTCGTCCGGGAACTGGTGACAAGAGGCTACGAGGTGGTGAGTTTCGCTCGCCAGCGCTCCGGCGTGAACGCTTCGACCACCGCTGAGCAGACCCGCCAGGAGCTGAAGGGTTCGGAGGTGCGGTTCGGTGACGTATCCGATATGGATTCGCTCATGCGCGACGGCGTCAGGGGAGAGCATTTCGATGCGGTGGTTTCGTGCCTGACCTCGCGCAACGGCGGCATCAAGGATTCATGGAACATCGATTATCAGGCGACCCGCAACGCACTCGATGCCGGTATGTCGGCGGGCATCAGCCAGTTCGTGTTGCTTTCGGCCATCTGCGTGCAGAAGCCCATGCTGGAGTTCCAGCGCGCCAAGCTGAAGTTCGAAAAGGAGTTACGCGAGTCCGGCGTCACGTACTCCATCGTTCGGCCCACCGCTTTTTTCAAGTCGATTGCCGGACAGATCGAAAAGGTCAAAAACGGCAAGCCCTACGTCATGTTCGGCGATGGCAAGCTCACAGCGTGCAAGCCGATCAGCGAGGCTGACTTGGCCCGCTTTATTGCCGATTGTCTTGAAGATCCGGAGAAGCAGAACAAGATCATGCCCATCGGCGGGCCGGGTGAGGCCGTGACGAACCTCGATCAGGCGCTGATGCTGTTCGAGCTGCTCGGCCGCGAGCCGAAGCTCAAAAAGGTGCCGATCCAGATGTTCGACGTGATCATTCCGGTGCTGACGCTCTTGTCAAAGGTTTTTCCGTCGTTTGCCGAAAAAGCCGAGTTCGCCCGGATCGGCAAGTACTATTGCTCGGAATCGATGTTGGTGTGGGATCCGGTCAAGCAACAGTATGACGCCGATGCCACCCCCTCATATGGCACCGATACGTTACGTGATTTCTACAAGCGCGCGCTCAAAGAGGGACTTGCCGGGCAGGAGCTCGGAGCGCACTCCATGTTCTGA
- a CDS encoding UPF0149 family protein — MIQSDSSLLPLSQEELNELEGFLVSDKTSEECMSSLEMIDGYMTALVIGPEMVPQPRWIQYMIDPDNKQEQLFESTEVEESITGLLFRHASAIAAQFETNPEEFLPLYEMFGYGEPEEREIAIEEWALGFILGMELSHEAWQPLFDEESSAMLAGPLFILGKVSDDYEAMSQEERDEITAMLEESIINIHAFWQQEDEDEE, encoded by the coding sequence ATGATCCAATCCGATTCCTCCCTGCTCCCTCTGTCACAGGAAGAGCTGAACGAGCTTGAAGGCTTTCTCGTCTCTGACAAAACGTCGGAGGAGTGCATGTCGTCGCTCGAAATGATCGACGGTTACATGACGGCTCTGGTTATCGGCCCGGAAATGGTGCCGCAGCCGCGCTGGATTCAGTACATGATCGATCCTGACAACAAGCAGGAGCAACTTTTCGAGTCGACCGAAGTGGAAGAGTCGATCACCGGCTTGCTGTTCAGGCATGCCAGCGCCATTGCGGCACAATTCGAAACCAATCCGGAAGAGTTCCTGCCGCTGTATGAAATGTTCGGCTACGGTGAACCGGAAGAGCGTGAAATCGCCATCGAAGAGTGGGCACTCGGCTTCATTCTCGGCATGGAGTTGTCGCACGAAGCGTGGCAACCGCTGTTCGACGAGGAGAGCTCAGCCATGCTTGCCGGACCGCTTTTTATTCTGGGCAAGGTCAGCGATGATTACGAAGCCATGTCGCAGGAGGAGCGGGATGAAATAACCGCCATGCTCGAAGAATCGATCATAAACATCCACGCTTTCTGGCAGCAGGAAGATGAGGACGAAGAGTAA
- the recC gene encoding exodeoxyribonuclease V subunit gamma has protein sequence MLEIYTGNRLETLVSAFGDMVAASPLASPFEREWIVVQSRGMQRWLSMRLAAQFGVWAGAEYPFPNALVQRLFEWLELSKQADTERFSKESICWSLMRLLPGLLERDSFVPLRAYLDGDRDGLKLFQLCGRIGDTFDQYTLFRPGLLSAWETGNDDAARDWQPELWRTLIAESAGKHRGQLKAAFIRKLKNAELPDDFPKRISLFGVSYMPPFHVEMLQALAARIPVNLFLLSPTREFWTDIVSRRRLFRMSESERALSMEGNPLLASLGKSGREFAELLLEVGNVKGEHEIYDDPSTETLLRAVQSDMLNLRGDATEAKHPAPDASDRSVQVHSCHNPLREVEVLHDNLLDLLNRVPSLEPRDIVVMTPDIETYAPYIATVFGAAGNGEPRLPHSIADRRMLDEGGVAPAMLKLLELYGSRHTAPALFDLVSSPPVSRRFRLGEEELDTVRRWIEETRIRWGMDERSRSSLGLPPFRENSWRAGLERMLLGYAMPDEGRLFDGVLPFEVAGDAETLGKLADFIDAVDQLSKRFSRPRPLGEWREHFLWILESFIEADADSERELAHVKKEIDSLTALAEHSNFAGEVSAQVMIAWLRGRLEQFEMGLGFMTGGITFCAMLPMRSIPFRVVAMIGMNDGAFPRQQRPPGFDLLARKPRKGDRSVRGDDRYLFLESILSARDVLYLSYVGQSVRDNSPLPPSVLVSELLDAVERGFEFPDGEDASSRLVVQHRLQGFSPAYFTKGSPLFSYSVENFRALAGRNSLDTRPFIEEPLDGLTDEERTVTLDDLARFFANPAAFFLERRLGLKPSSAAEPLGEREPFEAVGLERYAMRQELLEALLEGRDGRAMLPLFRSRGLLPPATHGELLFRKLLAEVEEFAEKVQELKGGGTFSQLDIDLDIGGFRLTGTLDHLLPTGQLLYRCARMRAQDRLRSWLLHLARLAAGHGESHETRIVTLDRSICYRPVTGAAERLEALLDFYREGLAEPLPFFPCTSLAWAEKADKPEADRRKAALGEWLDGFGGIEGEGSDPAIRRCFGQEPPFGDHFETIAADLLQPMIEHGGKV, from the coding sequence GTGCTTGAGATCTACACAGGCAACCGGCTAGAAACGCTCGTTTCAGCGTTCGGCGACATGGTCGCGGCCTCGCCGCTCGCTTCGCCGTTCGAGCGCGAGTGGATCGTCGTGCAGAGCCGGGGAATGCAGCGGTGGCTCTCGATGCGGCTCGCCGCGCAGTTCGGCGTCTGGGCCGGGGCGGAGTACCCGTTTCCGAACGCGCTTGTGCAGCGGCTTTTCGAGTGGCTGGAGCTATCCAAGCAGGCTGACACCGAGCGATTCTCGAAGGAGTCGATCTGCTGGAGTCTGATGCGCCTCTTGCCGGGCTTGCTCGAACGCGACTCGTTCGTTCCACTTCGCGCCTATCTCGATGGCGACCGCGACGGCCTGAAGCTCTTTCAGCTCTGCGGCAGGATTGGCGACACCTTCGACCAGTACACGCTGTTCCGTCCCGGCCTGCTCTCAGCATGGGAGACAGGTAACGACGACGCAGCTCGCGACTGGCAACCAGAGCTATGGCGCACGCTCATCGCGGAAAGCGCTGGCAAGCATCGCGGCCAGCTCAAGGCGGCGTTCATCCGGAAGCTGAAAAATGCCGAGCTGCCCGACGACTTTCCGAAACGCATTTCGCTCTTCGGCGTTTCCTACATGCCGCCGTTTCACGTCGAGATGCTCCAGGCGCTCGCCGCGCGGATTCCGGTCAACCTGTTTCTCCTGAGTCCGACCCGAGAGTTCTGGACGGACATCGTTTCGCGGCGGCGGCTGTTCCGCATGAGCGAGAGCGAGCGGGCGCTGAGCATGGAGGGCAATCCGCTGCTCGCCTCGCTCGGCAAGAGCGGACGCGAGTTCGCCGAACTGCTGCTTGAGGTCGGCAATGTAAAAGGTGAGCACGAAATCTACGACGACCCCAGCACGGAGACGCTGCTCCGCGCCGTGCAGTCGGACATGCTCAATCTGCGCGGCGACGCCACTGAGGCGAAGCATCCAGCGCCCGACGCCAGCGACCGCTCGGTGCAGGTGCACTCCTGCCACAATCCGCTGCGCGAGGTCGAGGTGCTGCACGACAATCTGCTCGATCTGCTCAACCGCGTGCCCAGCCTCGAACCGCGCGACATCGTGGTAATGACGCCCGACATCGAAACCTACGCGCCCTACATCGCCACGGTGTTTGGCGCTGCTGGAAATGGGGAGCCGCGCCTGCCGCACTCCATCGCCGACCGCCGGATGCTCGACGAGGGCGGCGTCGCTCCGGCGATGCTCAAATTGCTCGAACTCTACGGCAGCCGCCACACCGCGCCCGCGCTCTTCGACCTCGTCTCGTCGCCGCCGGTCAGCCGCCGGTTCCGGCTCGGCGAGGAGGAGCTCGACACGGTGCGGCGCTGGATCGAAGAGACGCGCATCCGATGGGGAATGGACGAGCGTTCGCGCAGCAGTCTCGGCCTGCCGCCGTTCCGCGAGAACTCGTGGCGAGCGGGGCTGGAGCGGATGCTGCTCGGCTACGCGATGCCTGACGAGGGGCGGCTTTTCGATGGCGTGCTGCCGTTCGAAGTCGCAGGCGACGCCGAAACGCTCGGCAAGCTGGCCGATTTCATCGACGCCGTCGATCAGCTCTCGAAGCGCTTCAGCCGCCCGCGCCCACTCGGCGAGTGGCGGGAGCACTTCCTCTGGATCCTCGAAAGCTTCATCGAAGCCGACGCCGATTCGGAGCGCGAGCTGGCGCATGTCAAGAAGGAGATCGACAGTCTCACCGCGCTGGCCGAACACTCCAATTTTGCAGGTGAGGTCTCGGCGCAGGTGATGATCGCCTGGCTGCGCGGTCGGCTCGAACAGTTCGAGATGGGCCTCGGCTTCATGACCGGTGGCATCACCTTCTGCGCGATGCTGCCGATGCGCAGCATTCCGTTCCGCGTGGTGGCGATGATCGGCATGAACGACGGCGCATTTCCGCGCCAGCAGCGTCCGCCCGGCTTCGACCTGCTCGCCCGCAAGCCGCGCAAGGGCGACCGCTCGGTGCGCGGCGACGACCGCTATCTCTTCCTCGAATCGATCCTCTCCGCCCGCGACGTGCTCTACCTGAGCTACGTCGGCCAGAGCGTCCGCGACAACAGCCCACTACCACCGTCTGTACTGGTGAGCGAGTTGCTCGACGCCGTCGAGCGCGGTTTCGAGTTTCCTGACGGCGAGGATGCCTCGTCGAGGCTGGTCGTGCAGCATCGCCTCCAGGGCTTCAGCCCGGCCTACTTCACGAAAGGATCGCCGCTTTTCAGCTACTCGGTGGAAAACTTCCGTGCGCTCGCGGGACGCAATTCGCTTGACACCAGACCGTTTATCGAGGAGCCGCTCGACGGTCTAACCGATGAAGAGCGGACGGTGACGCTTGACGATCTCGCCCGCTTTTTCGCCAACCCGGCGGCGTTTTTTCTGGAGCGAAGACTTGGCTTGAAACCCTCGTCAGCAGCGGAACCACTCGGTGAGCGCGAGCCGTTTGAAGCGGTGGGACTCGAACGCTACGCAATGCGTCAGGAACTGCTCGAAGCGCTGCTCGAAGGCCGCGATGGGCGAGCGATGCTACCGCTCTTCCGTTCGCGTGGATTGCTTCCTCCGGCGACGCACGGCGAGCTGCTGTTCCGCAAGTTGCTCGCCGAGGTCGAGGAGTTCGCGGAGAAGGTGCAGGAACTGAAAGGCGGCGGCACGTTCAGCCAGCTCGACATCGATCTTGACATCGGCGGATTCCGCCTGACTGGAACACTCGACCACCTTTTGCCGACTGGCCAGCTCCTCTACCGCTGCGCAAGAATGCGCGCGCAGGATCGCCTCCGCTCGTGGCTTCTGCACCTCGCGCGACTCGCTGCCGGGCACGGTGAGTCGCACGAAACGCGCATCGTCACGCTCGACCGCTCGATCTGCTATCGCCCCGTTACCGGAGCAGCCGAACGACTCGAAGCGTTGCTCGATTTTTATCGCGAAGGCCTTGCCGAGCCGCTGCCATTCTTTCCCTGCACCTCGCTTGCCTGGGCTGAAAAGGCTGACAAACCCGAAGCCGATCGGCGCAAAGCCGCCCTCGGCGAATGGCTCGACGGCTTCGGCGGAATCGAGGGTGAGGGGAGCGACCCGGCCATCCGCCGCTGCTTCGGCCAAGAACCGCCCTTCGGCGACCACTTCGAGACCATCGCCGCCGATCTGCTGCAACCAATGATCGAGCACGGAGGCAAGGTATGA
- a CDS encoding YXWGXW repeat-containing protein — MKSKLLMLAGVAGILMASPSSNALADVNIRIGTGGYHRPAFVIDRPPTFVRLATPGFSIAIGNSPYDIILSGNFYYLYNNGHWYRSHRYNGPWKEIHHRKLPYKIRRYRIDQIRKFRAVENNRWHNRYDRRDRRFERRDDRRDDRRDDRRDDRRYDRRDDWPMQRR, encoded by the coding sequence ATGAAAAGCAAACTGTTGATGCTGGCGGGTGTCGCCGGCATACTGATGGCCAGCCCTTCTTCCAATGCCCTCGCGGATGTCAACATCAGGATTGGCACCGGCGGTTACCATCGGCCAGCCTTTGTGATCGACCGCCCACCAACATTTGTGCGTCTGGCAACCCCGGGATTCTCGATTGCCATCGGAAATAGCCCTTACGATATCATTCTCTCGGGTAATTTCTATTACCTGTACAATAACGGGCACTGGTATCGTTCGCATCGCTACAACGGCCCATGGAAAGAGATTCATCATCGGAAACTTCCTTACAAAATCAGGCGCTACCGTATCGACCAGATTCGCAAATTCAGGGCTGTGGAGAACAATCGCTGGCATAATCGTTACGACCGTCGTGACCGTCGCTTTGAAAGGCGGGATGATCGCCGTGACGACCGGCGTGACGACAGAAGAGACGACCGTCGTTACGATAGACGTGATGACTGGCCGATGCAGCGACGATAA
- a CDS encoding helix-turn-helix domain-containing protein, whose amino-acid sequence MDAKTTVLEVLKKEGEPMSAGQIAEKSGLDRKEVDKAMKQLKEEEAIVSPKRCYWEPKA is encoded by the coding sequence ATGGACGCGAAAACCACCGTTCTCGAAGTGCTGAAAAAAGAGGGCGAACCGATGAGCGCCGGTCAGATCGCCGAAAAAAGTGGCCTCGACCGCAAAGAGGTTGACAAAGCAATGAAGCAGCTCAAGGAAGAAGAGGCAATCGTTTCCCCCAAGCGTTGCTACTGGGAGCCAAAAGCGTAA
- a CDS encoding DUF2461 domain-containing protein: protein MITRSTLDFLADLKANNNREWFEANRPRYQQASADFFDTIAQFIQILATFDEGIAEVMPDPKSCIMRIYRDVRFSKDKTPYKTGLFAYVSKGGRKGPLAGYYLHLEPGNSFGGGGLYMPEASVLAQTREAIAARFDEWRTIVQATELLDNFPEGVQPSGALKRAPKGYEESNPAIEYLRYKGYFTQRFFSDAEVLKSDFTKQLGMCCRSVMPMVSFLNSAIESETP from the coding sequence ATGATTACCCGATCCACCCTTGATTTCCTTGCCGATCTGAAGGCCAACAACAATCGCGAATGGTTCGAGGCCAATCGCCCGCGTTACCAGCAGGCTTCTGCTGATTTTTTCGATACGATTGCGCAATTCATTCAAATCCTCGCCACCTTCGACGAAGGTATCGCCGAGGTGATGCCTGATCCGAAGTCGTGCATCATGCGCATCTACCGTGATGTGCGTTTCTCGAAGGACAAGACGCCCTACAAAACCGGCCTTTTCGCCTACGTAAGCAAGGGCGGGCGGAAGGGGCCGCTGGCGGGCTACTACCTGCATCTCGAACCGGGCAACTCGTTTGGCGGTGGGGGTCTTTACATGCCCGAAGCGTCGGTACTTGCCCAAACCCGTGAGGCAATCGCTGCCCGGTTCGACGAATGGCGCACCATCGTTCAAGCCACCGAACTGCTTGACAACTTTCCAGAAGGCGTCCAGCCGTCCGGTGCCCTCAAACGTGCACCAAAAGGGTACGAGGAGTCCAATCCTGCCATCGAGTATCTTCGTTACAAAGGCTACTTCACGCAACGCTTTTTCAGCGACGCCGAAGTGTTGAAGAGCGATTTTACCAAGCAACTCGGCATGTGCTGTCGTTCGGTTATGCCGATGGTCTCATTCCTCAACAGCGCGATCGAGTCGGAAACTCCCTGA